The sequence below is a genomic window from Methylocystis sp. IM3.
CGGCGCGAGGCGCCGGGCTCGATCATCCGCCAGCGCGCCAGCGTTTCGCGCACATGGGGAAAGCGATTCCAGTTGTCGGGATCGTCTTCCTCGGCGTCCTCGATATGCAGCATGTGCAAAACGCCCTGCGTCGCGACGACGATGCGCAGCGCATGGGCGAAGGCGTCCTGACTCGCAAAGGAAAGGTCGGTCGGGTGGACGATGGATTTGGGCGGCTCGCCGAGCATGTCGCGTTTCCTTTCACAGGTCCTTTTCCTGAACCTATCGCGAAGGGCGCGCCGCGCCTAGCGCGCAGCTTTGTCGCAGCCGCCCCGGCAGGCGTCATTTAGAGCGCTTTCCGCCGAAGTGGGAGCCGGTTTGGCGGTAGAAAGCGCGACGCAAGAAGAAGCTGGAGCCGCGAAGGCTTTAAGCCTCTTCCCCCTGCGCCGCCAGCGCCTTCGCCACCTCTTCGACGAGCGCGCTTTCAGGAATGGAAATCTGCGCGGGCCGCGCCGCCTTCCATTCCTCATTGGTCGAAATGGCGGCGGCGGCCCTCGCGCCGGCCACGAGATCCTTGATCTGGACCTCGCCGTTCGCCTTCTCGTCCGAGCCCTGGATCACGACGAGCGGGGCGTTGCGGCGGTCGGCGTATTTCATCTGCGCCTTCATGCCGGCTCCGCCGAGATAAAGCTCGGCGGCGACGCCCGCGCCGCGCAATTGCGCAACCATGCGCTGGTAATCGGCGAGACGGTCGCGGTCGAGCACGAGCACGACCACGGGTCCGACATGCGGCCGCGCCGTGACGATCGGGCTGCCGACGAGCTTCAGGGCGGCGAAGAGGCGCGAGACCCCGATGGAGAAGCCTGTCGCGGGCGTATTCTCCGAGCGGAAGCGTCCGACGAGCCCGTCATAGCGCCCGCCGCCGCCGACCGAACCAAAGCGCACGGGGCGCCCCTTCTCGTCGCGCGTCTCGAAGGTGAGGTCGGCCTCGAACACCGGGCCGGTGTAATATTCGAGCCCGCGCACCACGGAAGGATCGATGCGGATGCGGTCCGGCCCGAAGCCCGCGTCGCGCGCGAGATCCTCGATTTCGAGAAGCTCCTCCGCCCCCTGCGCGCCGATCTCGCTCTTGCCGAGCAGGCCGAAGAGATCGAAGGCCGGCGCGCCGTCCTTGTATTGGCCGCCGAGGCTGAAGGACATGATCGTGTCGATCGCCGGCAGCGAAAGCCCGGCGCCTTTCGTGAAGTCGCCGCTTTCGTCCTTGCGGCCCTCGCCGAGGAGTTGGCGCACGCCGTCGGGGCCGAGCCGGTCGAGCTTGTCGATGGCGCGCAGCACGACGAGACGCCGCCCGGCGTTTTCCTCGCCCGCGAGGCCGACGGCCTGCATCACGCCGTCGAGCACCTTGCGGCTGTTGATCTTGATGACATAGTCGCCGCGCGCAATGCCGAGCCGCTCCAGCGCGTCGGCCGCCATCATGCAGATTTCGGCGTCGGCGGCAGGAGAGGCCGACCCCACCGTATCGGCGTCGAACTGCATGAACTGGCGAAAACGGCCCGGCCCCGGCTTCTCGTTGCGATAGACATGGCCGCAGCGATAGGAGCGGTAGGGTTTCGGGATGCGGTCGTAATTCTGCGCGACGAACCGGGCGAGCGGCGCGGTCAGGTCATAGCGCAGCGACAGCCATTGCTCGTCGTCGTCCTGGAAGGAAAAGACCCCCTCGTTCGGCCGGTCCTGATCGGGAAGGAACTTGCCGAGCGCGTCCGTATATTCGATGGCCGGCGTCTCCAGCGCCTCGAAGCCGTAAAGCTCGTAAACCGAGCGGATTACGTCGAGCATCCGGCCCGTGGCGGCGAGCTCGCCGGCCTCGCGGTCCGCGAGCCCGCGCGGCGCGCGCGCTTCGACCTTGGTTTTCATTTCGTCTTTGGACATCGAACTCATTCCGCTGCGCCTCTCTCGCAGGAGGCGGGATTCGGCCGTCTTCCTAGCATTTTCCCATGCCGAAGGAAGCGTCGCCGGGGGGCGGATCGGAGATTAACCTTCAAGGGAGGCCGGCCTCGACGCAGCGCGCGGCAATGGCCATGCTCCAGCCATGCTGCGCCGCGCTCCGTCCCTCTCCCGCCGGACCCTGCTCTTCTGCGGCGCGGCGGGCGCCGCGCTCGGCCGTCCCGACCCCGTCGCGCAAGCGCGGACCGCCGATCTCGCCCTGCGCCTGCGGGAGGCGGCGCGCAAGGGGGCGGCGGTCGCCTTGCCGGCGGGGAGGATCGACCTCATGGGGCTCGATCTGCCGGACGGGGCGATTCTCACGGGCGTCCCCGGCCGCACCATTCTCGCGCTGTCGGGCCTCGGTCCGCTGCTCTCGGGCCGGATGGCGCGGCGCATCACGCTCGAGGGCCTCGTTCTCGACGGGGCGGGCGGCTCCCTCGCGCGCGAGACCGGGCTTTTCGATTTTGCGGATGTGGTCGAACTCGCCATCCGGGGCTGCGTCATCCGGGACAGCGCCGCGCGCGGCGTCAGCCTGGCGCGCTGCGGCGGGGTTTTCGCGCAGAACCACATCCTGCGCGCGAAGGGCGCCGGTTTCTACGCGTCGGACGGGCTCGGCATGGTGATCGACGGCAACCGGATCGGCCCCTGCGGCGACAATGGGGTCGTCTTGCATGCGACGGTCGCGGGCCGCACCGACGGCGCGCGGGTGCGCGACAATGTGATCGAGGACATTCACAACCGCTCGGGCGGCGATGGCCCCTATGGCAATGGCGTTCTGGTCTGGGGCGTGGGCTCGGCGCGCATCGAGCGCAACCGGATCAGCCGCTGCGCCTATAGCGCCGTCCGTAACAACGCGGGCCGCTTCGTGGAGGTGATCGGCAATGACTGCCGGGATTTCGGCGAAAAGGCGATGTACGCCGAATATGGCGCGAAGAATGCGACCTTCCGGGACAACCGGATCGAAAACGCCGGCGCGGGCATCGCCGTCGCCAACGCCGACCACGGAACCGACGGCGCGCTGGTTTCGGGAAACGTCATTCTGGGCATGCGCCCGACCAGGCCGGACCCGGCCTTCGGCCCGCAGATGCTCTGGCTGACCGGCGTCCTCGTGGAGAAAAACGCCGTCGTCGCGGGCAACCGGATCGTGGGGCCCGGCTGGATCGGCGTCGCGCTTGGCGGCTGGCGCGAGAATCTGCGCGCGGAGGACAATGAGATCTCGGGCGTCGATTACGGCGTGGTCTTCACCACTGGCGAGGGCGCCGGCGAGGCGGCCATCTTGCGCAACCGCATCCATGCCCGCAAGGCGGCGGCGATCGCCGCGGCGGGCATGGATTTCCTGCCCGGCGATCTCGCCAGGCCCGGCGCGAAACGCTATCCGCGGGTGAGGATCGACGGCAACGAGGTGGAGTGACCGCGCTTTTTAAGCGATCATCACGCGCGCCGCGCCCTTCTCGTCGCCGAGCAGCTCCAGCGCCTTGGCGACCATCGCCTTGCCGTCCAGCATCGCCCTGGCAATCATGATCTCGTGCTTGTCATGGTCGATATAGGCGTCGGGCAGGGTCATGCTGCGGAACTTGAAGGCGCCGCGCGCGCCGTCGAGCAGGCCGTCGTCGGAGAGCGCCTGGAAGACCTGCGCGCCGAAGCCGCCGATCGAGCCTTCCTCGATGGCGATCAGCACTTCGTGATTGGCGGCGAGGCGGCGGATCAGCTCGCGGTCCACGGGCTTGGCGAAGCGCGCGTCGGCGACCGTCGTCGAGACCCCGTAATTTTCGAGCTCCTCGGCGGCCTTGAGCGCCTCGGCGAGACGGGTCCCGAGCGAGAGCAGCGCCACTTTCGAGCCCTCGCGCAGAATGCGGCCCTTGCCGATCTCGAGAACCTCGCCCCGCTCGGGAAGCTCGACGCCCACGCCTTCGCCGCGCGGATAGCGGAAGGCGATCGGGCCTTCGTCATAGGCGACCGCGGTCGCGACCATATGCATGAGCTCCGCCTCGTCGGCGCAGGCCATCACCACCATGCCCGGCAGGCAGCCGAGATAGGCGATGTCGAAGGCGCCGGCGTGGGTCGGCCCGTCCGCGCCGACGAGACCGGCGCGGTCGATGGCGAAGCGGACCGGCAGATGCTGGATCGCGACATCGTGCACGACCTGATCGTAGCCGCGCTGCAGGAAGGTGGAATAAAGCGCGCAGAAGGGCTTGTAGCCCTCGCAGGCGAGGCCGGCCGCGAAGGTCACGGCGTGCTGTTCGGCGATGGCGACGTCGAAGGTGCGCTGCGGGAAGTGCTTGCCGAAAGCGTCGAGGCCGGTGCCCGACGGCATGGCGGCCGTGATGGCGACGATCTTGTCGTCGTGCTCGGCCTCGGCCACCAGCGCCTTGGCGAAGACGCCCGTATAGGACGGGGCGTTGGCCTTGGGCTTGAACTGCTTGCCCGTCTCCACGTCGAATTTGACGACGCCGTGATATTTGTCGTCGGCCGCTTCGGCCGGCGCGTAGCCCTTGCCCTTCTGCGTCACGACGTGAACCAGCACCGGGCCGTCGTCCTTGTCGCGGACATTCGTCAGCACGGGCAGCAGATGGTCGAGATTGTGCCCGTCGATCGGCCCGACATAATAGAAGCCGAGCTCCTCGAACATCGTCCCGCCGGTGATGAAGCTCCGCGAGAATTCCTCGGCCTTGCGCGCCTTGTCGTAGATAAAACGCGGCAGATGCGAGGCGAGCTGCTTCGCGGCGTCGCGGATCGAGCGATAGGCGCCGCCCGAGACGAGGCGGGCCAGATAGGCGGACATGGCGCCGGTCGGCGGCGCAATCGACATGTCATTGTCGTTGAGGATGACGATGAGGCGCGAATCCAGCGCGCCAGCGTTGTTCATCGCCTCATAGGCCATGCCGGCGGACATGGAGCTGTCGCCGATGACGGCGACGACGTGATTGTCGCCGTGCGCGAGATCGCGCGCCACGGCCATGCCGAGGCCGGCCGAGATGGAGGTCGAGGAATGGCCGGCGCCGAAGGCGTCATATTCGCTTTCGGCGCGCTTGGTGAAGCCCGAGAGGCCCCCGCCCATGCGCAGCGTGCGGATGCGGTCCCGCCGCCCGGTCAGAATTTTGTGCGGATAGGTCTGATGGCCGACGTCCCAGATGATGCGGTCGCGCGGCGTATCGAAGACATAATGCAGCGCGACCGTCAGCTCGACCACGCCGAGCCCCGCGCCCAGATGGCCGCCCGTCACCGAGACGGCGTCGATCGTCTCGCGGCGCAGTTCCTCTGCGACCTGCTTGAGCTGGTTCGGCTGAAGCTTGCGAAGCTCCTCGGGCGTCGGAAGCCGATCGAGAAGGGGGGTCTTCGATGTCGTCAAAGGCTTACTCTCGTCTGTCCGCAAATTACATAAATTCTAGGCATATCCGCTCGCTCCCCGCGCGGCAAACGCTTAGCCCCGGAGGTTGGCGGATTCCCGTTGGACTGTGGCCGGCGCGCAACGCTGGCGCCCGTTCAGTAGCGATAGAGTTGATCCACCTCAACTTCCGGCTGGAGCTGCGGCGCGCGCCGCCGGACAGAGGCGCGGCGGCTGGCGGCGGCCGGCGTCTCGCCCGTGATCTCGATCGTCGCGCCGCCATGGGCCTCGACCCATTCGAAGAGCTTCTGGGCGTTGTTGACCGCAAGGCGGACGCAGCCATGGGAGCGCGGACGACCGAGGCCGCGCTCGAAGCTGCCGTGGATCGCGAGACCGCGGGGAGAGAAGAAGATCGCATAGGGCATGGGCGCCTGATCATATTCATCCGAATAGTGATCCGCCTCCATCCGCATGACGGAGTAACGGCCCGTCGGCGTCTCATATCCGGTGCGGCCGCTCGATATCTTCCAGACGACCGTCTCGGCTCCGTCGCGCATGGCGGTCAGGCGCTGCCGCGAAAGGTCGATGGAAATGCGCATCGCCGCCTCGCTCGAGCTGGCGGCGAGCAGGCTGGCGATGAGCACAAGCGCAGTTTTTTTCATGTAAGCGACCAAAACATGCGGCCGGCGCGCGGTAAAGCCGGTGGCGCCCGCCTTGAACCCGAGGAGAGAATCGGGCGCGCCGCTGGGGGGGCGTCCCGATTTCGAGCCTCCAAGGGGTCAAGATGGGACAGGGCCGCGCATTTTCGAAGACCTTCGCGCCACATCCGCACGCGAAACGCCTTGTCCGCGCGCTCCCTGGAGGGAGCGGCGGGGACGCCCGCGCCTCTCTTCGTCCCACGGGAGCATGGTCCTTGCCGGAAACGCCTGCGTTGCATGTGGTCGAGCTTCCATTCGAGACGATGGACGCGGCGCGGGCGGAATGGGCCGCCCTCGCCGCCCGCGCGCTCGAGCCCAACCCCTTTTTCGAGCCGGGCTTCGCGCTCGCCGTGGCGCAGCATTCGCCGGCCGACGACCGGCCTCGCTTCATCGCGGTTCGAAATCGGCAGGGGGCGCTTGCCGCAGTCTTTCCGCTCGCGCCATCGGGCGTTGCCGGCGAAGGCGGGCTGCTTCGTCTGTGGCGCGGCGAACTCGCCGCGCTGGCGACGCCGCTCGTCGATCGCGCGCAGGCGCCGGAGGCGCTCGCCGCCTTTCTGGATTGGGCCGCCCGGTCGAGCCCGGCCGCGGCCGCGCTCTTTCCACGCATCATGCCGGGCGGCGCGTTTCACGCGGCGCTGATTGAAGCCGCGCGACTTGGGGGCCGGCGCGTCGAAACTCTGGAGAGCTACGCCCGCGCGGCGCTGCTGTCGGGCGGCTCGGCGGAGGAGAAATGCGCGCAGGCCGGGGGGCGCAAGCGGCTGAACGAGATCGGCAGGATGCGGCGCCGCCTGGCCGAGTCCGGGCGGGTGGAGGTCGAGATCGTCGCCGCGCCTCGGGCAGTCCGGGCCGCCGTCGAGGAGTTTCTGGCGCTGGAGGCCTCGGGCTGGAAGGCCGGGCGGGGCGCCTTTCTTTCCGAGCCGTCGCTCGCGACCTTCCTGCGCAGCGCGACGCGCCTCCTGTCGGCCGAGGGCCTGTGCCGGGTCGCGGCGCTGCGTCTCGACGGGCGGGCGGTCGCCATGGGGATTCTGCTGGAAAGCCAGAACCGCAGCTATTTCTGGAAGATCGCATATGACGAGGCGTTGCGGGCGCAGGCGCCGGGCGTTCAACTCGCCTTCGCGCTGACCGAGCTTCAGCTGGCGCGGCCGGAGATCGACTTGACGGACTCCTGCGCCATCGCGAACCACCCGATGATCGACCGGCTGTGGCCCGAGCGCATCGCCATCGCCGACCTCGCCGTGTCGCTCGACGACAAGGGCTTCGGCTCCGCGCTGCGACGCGAAAGGACGCGGCGGCGGATCAGGGAATTCGCCAAGCGCGTCGCCCTCCGAGTTCTCGAGCGAAAGCCGAGCTGAGGCGCCGCTCTCGCCTTTTGCGGACGGATCGCTATAGTGCCGCCGTTTCAATCGTTAGCCGGACCTCGCCGTGACGCCTCCTCGCCTTCGCCTGATCTTGCTGCTCGCCGCCGCCACGGCCGGCCTTTCCGCCTGCGGTCGTCGCGGGCCGCTGGAGCTACCGCCCGACGTTCAGGCGCGCGGCGCGGCGCTGCGGGCGCAGCAGGAGGCCGCGCAGGCCAGGACCGGTCCGAAGCCCGCGCCGGGGCAGGCCGTTCCCGCCCCGCCGCCGCCGCCCATCCCCGGCACGATCGGCAATCGCCCGCCTGCGGACTATCCCTTCCCTCTCGATCCGCTGCTCTGAACACATGCGCCATTTCGATTACCGCGGCGGCGCGCTCTACGCCGAGGACGTCGCCGTGTCCGACATCGCCGCGGCCGCGGGCACGCCCTTCTATGTCTATTCGGCGGCGACGATCCGCCGGCACTTCCGCGTCTTCGCGGAGGCCTTTCAGGGGCTCGAGGCGCTCGTCTGCTATGCGATGAAGGCCAATTCGAATCAGGCCGTGCTGCGCCTCCTCGCGAAGGAGGGGGCGGGCATGGACGTGGTCTCGGGCGGCGAACTCGCCCGCGCGATCGCCGCCGGCGTCCCGGGCTCGAAGATCACCTTCTCCGGCGTCGGCAAGACGGATGAGGAGATCGCCGCAGCGCTCGACGCCAACATCTTCTGCTTCAATGTCGAGTCCGAGCCCGAGCTCGAGGCGATCTCACGCATCGCCGGCGCGCGGGGCGTGGCGGCGCCCGTGTCTTTACGCGTCAATCCGGATGTCGACGCGCGCACCCACAAGAAGATTTCGACGGGCAAGGCGGAGAACAAATTCGGCGTCCCGCTCTCGCGCGCCCGTGAGGTCTATGCCCGCGCCGCCAGGCTTTCCGGGATCAGGATCTGCGGCGCCGACATGCATATCGGCTCGCAGCTCACGGATCTGGAGCCTTTCGACGAAGCCTTTTCGCTTCTCGCCGAACTGGTGACGGATCTCCGCGCCGACGGCCACGACATTTCCCATGTCGATCTCGGCGGCGGGCTCGGCATTCCCTATCACGAGGGCGACGATCCCCAGTCCTATCATCCCGAGCGCTACGCGGAGATCGTGCGCCGGCGTTTCGGGGGCCTCGGCTGCAAGCTCGTCTTCGAGCCGGGCCGCCTCATCGTCGGCAACGCCGGCGTGCTGGTCACGCGCGTCATCTATGTGAAGCAGGGCGAGGCCAAGACCTTTCTCATCGTCGATACGGGTATGAACGATCTCGTCCGACCGACGCTTTACGACGCCTGGCACGACATCATCCCGGTGCGTGAGCCGGTCGGCCGAAAGGAGATCGTCGCCGATGTGGTTGGCCCGGTCTGCGAGACGGGGGACTATTTGGCGCTCGACCGCAGATTGCCCGAGGCGCTTCCGGGCGAGCTTCTCGCCATCCTCACCTCCGGCGCCTATGGCGCGGTGCAGGCGGGGACCTACAACACCCGCCCGCTGATCCCGGAGGTTCTGGTCGATGGCGACCGTTTCGCGATCATCCGCCCGCGTCCGAGCGTGTCGGAGCTGATCGC
It includes:
- the dxs gene encoding 1-deoxy-D-xylulose-5-phosphate synthase — its product is MTTSKTPLLDRLPTPEELRKLQPNQLKQVAEELRRETIDAVSVTGGHLGAGLGVVELTVALHYVFDTPRDRIIWDVGHQTYPHKILTGRRDRIRTLRMGGGLSGFTKRAESEYDAFGAGHSSTSISAGLGMAVARDLAHGDNHVVAVIGDSSMSAGMAYEAMNNAGALDSRLIVILNDNDMSIAPPTGAMSAYLARLVSGGAYRSIRDAAKQLASHLPRFIYDKARKAEEFSRSFITGGTMFEELGFYYVGPIDGHNLDHLLPVLTNVRDKDDGPVLVHVVTQKGKGYAPAEAADDKYHGVVKFDVETGKQFKPKANAPSYTGVFAKALVAEAEHDDKIVAITAAMPSGTGLDAFGKHFPQRTFDVAIAEQHAVTFAAGLACEGYKPFCALYSTFLQRGYDQVVHDVAIQHLPVRFAIDRAGLVGADGPTHAGAFDIAYLGCLPGMVVMACADEAELMHMVATAVAYDEGPIAFRYPRGEGVGVELPERGEVLEIGKGRILREGSKVALLSLGTRLAEALKAAEELENYGVSTTVADARFAKPVDRELIRRLAANHEVLIAIEEGSIGGFGAQVFQALSDDGLLDGARGAFKFRSMTLPDAYIDHDKHEIMIARAMLDGKAMVAKALELLGDEKGAARVMIA
- the lptM gene encoding LPS translocon maturation chaperone LptM, with the protein product MTPPRLRLILLLAAATAGLSACGRRGPLELPPDVQARGAALRAQQEAAQARTGPKPAPGQAVPAPPPPPIPGTIGNRPPADYPFPLDPLL
- the lysA gene encoding diaminopimelate decarboxylase is translated as MRHFDYRGGALYAEDVAVSDIAAAAGTPFYVYSAATIRRHFRVFAEAFQGLEALVCYAMKANSNQAVLRLLAKEGAGMDVVSGGELARAIAAGVPGSKITFSGVGKTDEEIAAALDANIFCFNVESEPELEAISRIAGARGVAAPVSLRVNPDVDARTHKKISTGKAENKFGVPLSRAREVYARAARLSGIRICGADMHIGSQLTDLEPFDEAFSLLAELVTDLRADGHDISHVDLGGGLGIPYHEGDDPQSYHPERYAEIVRRRFGGLGCKLVFEPGRLIVGNAGVLVTRVIYVKQGEAKTFLIVDTGMNDLVRPTLYDAWHDIIPVREPVGRKEIVADVVGPVCETGDYLALDRRLPEALPGELLAILTSGAYGAVQAGTYNTRPLIPEVLVDGDRFAIIRPRPSVSELIAMDHVPEWV
- a CDS encoding L,D-transpeptidase, with the protein product MKKTALVLIASLLAASSSEAAMRISIDLSRQRLTAMRDGAETVVWKISSGRTGYETPTGRYSVMRMEADHYSDEYDQAPMPYAIFFSPRGLAIHGSFERGLGRPRSHGCVRLAVNNAQKLFEWVEAHGGATIEITGETPAAASRRASVRRRAPQLQPEVEVDQLYRY
- a CDS encoding TIGR03808 family TAT-translocated repetitive protein; this encodes MLRRAPSLSRRTLLFCGAAGAALGRPDPVAQARTADLALRLREAARKGAAVALPAGRIDLMGLDLPDGAILTGVPGRTILALSGLGPLLSGRMARRITLEGLVLDGAGGSLARETGLFDFADVVELAIRGCVIRDSAARGVSLARCGGVFAQNHILRAKGAGFYASDGLGMVIDGNRIGPCGDNGVVLHATVAGRTDGARVRDNVIEDIHNRSGGDGPYGNGVLVWGVGSARIERNRISRCAYSAVRNNAGRFVEVIGNDCRDFGEKAMYAEYGAKNATFRDNRIENAGAGIAVANADHGTDGALVSGNVILGMRPTRPDPAFGPQMLWLTGVLVEKNAVVAGNRIVGPGWIGVALGGWRENLRAEDNEISGVDYGVVFTTGEGAGEAAILRNRIHARKAAAIAAAGMDFLPGDLARPGAKRYPRVRIDGNEVE
- the hisS gene encoding histidine--tRNA ligase; translated protein: MSKDEMKTKVEARAPRGLADREAGELAATGRMLDVIRSVYELYGFEALETPAIEYTDALGKFLPDQDRPNEGVFSFQDDDEQWLSLRYDLTAPLARFVAQNYDRIPKPYRSYRCGHVYRNEKPGPGRFRQFMQFDADTVGSASPAADAEICMMAADALERLGIARGDYVIKINSRKVLDGVMQAVGLAGEENAGRRLVVLRAIDKLDRLGPDGVRQLLGEGRKDESGDFTKGAGLSLPAIDTIMSFSLGGQYKDGAPAFDLFGLLGKSEIGAQGAEELLEIEDLARDAGFGPDRIRIDPSVVRGLEYYTGPVFEADLTFETRDEKGRPVRFGSVGGGGRYDGLVGRFRSENTPATGFSIGVSRLFAALKLVGSPIVTARPHVGPVVVLVLDRDRLADYQRMVAQLRGAGVAAELYLGGAGMKAQMKYADRRNAPLVVIQGSDEKANGEVQIKDLVAGARAAAAISTNEEWKAARPAQISIPESALVEEVAKALAAQGEEA
- a CDS encoding GNAT family N-acetyltransferase → MPETPALHVVELPFETMDAARAEWAALAARALEPNPFFEPGFALAVAQHSPADDRPRFIAVRNRQGALAAVFPLAPSGVAGEGGLLRLWRGELAALATPLVDRAQAPEALAAFLDWAARSSPAAAALFPRIMPGGAFHAALIEAARLGGRRVETLESYARAALLSGGSAEEKCAQAGGRKRLNEIGRMRRRLAESGRVEVEIVAAPRAVRAAVEEFLALEASGWKAGRGAFLSEPSLATFLRSATRLLSAEGLCRVAALRLDGRAVAMGILLESQNRSYFWKIAYDEALRAQAPGVQLAFALTELQLARPEIDLTDSCAIANHPMIDRLWPERIAIADLAVSLDDKGFGSALRRERTRRRIREFAKRVALRVLERKPS